The Aeoliella mucimassa genome includes the window CATCGGGCGTCGAATGCGGGTTGTTAGTTCTTCGACTTCAGCTCGATCGTAAAGTCGTTACCGCCCGATTCCACGTCGTATTCCAAACCCGACGAGTCGGGCGAGGTATAGAACAGCGGAATCAGCGATCCCGAGTCGACCGAACCATCGGGCTGGTCGTACTTCGGTGGCCAGTTGGCCTTGGAATAAGCCATCACGGCCACTTTGTGCTTGCCCAGCAAGGCTCCGTCGGAGTCGCTAAAAGTGCCAAGCCTAAATGTTCCGTCGCTGGCAATCTCGCCTTCGGCCACCTTGCCATTTTCAGGGCGAAATATCACTTTGCCTTGCGAGAGAGGGTTTCCATCCAGCAGTACGGTGCCGGTTACTTTGGCAGTTTCGGGGCCTCCTCCACACCCTAAGCTAGGGAGCAGGGAGACCCCGACTGCCATGATAATCGTACGCATGATCCGAGTTGGTTTATCTACAGGTGCCTGGAGCATTGGTATCACTTGGAGCTAGAAGCCAGATTCGTAGATGTCGCCCGAATCGCGGCTGGCCATCGGCCGCAGCACTCCTTCGAGGCTCACGTCTTCGCTGATAAAGTGCACCGACGCATCGCACATCAGGATGTTTACTCCGCCGGGATGCTCGCTACCGAGACTCAAGTCGGTGAGTGGGTAGCTGGTCGGCGAGGCGGTTTGTGGATCGCCATCGCCGGGAGTGTAGTAAGCCGCTGCTTTGATGGGGTGGTACACGTTCTTGGCGTTGAATACCCAACCACGAGAGTGACGGATTTTATCCTTGGAATTGGGGTCCTGGTAACGACCACTAAGGCTGCCGACGATCCAGGGCATCGAAGCCCCGGCTTGCCAAGACAGTTCGCCGAGCATCATGGTGTTCGAAGTGCCATCGGTAATGCGGGCCAGCTTCATATTGTTAAACGGATAGATCGCACCGTTAATCGCGACTCCGCCCGAGCTGCCAGATCCACCACAACTGTACTGGGTATAGGTATTCTCGGGGAAATTGAAGCGGGCACCACGACCACCACCGGAGGGAGGGCACGCCGAAATGGTGTTGCCCTCTTCGTCAGGGCCAGGCTTGGCACCCATGATCGGTACGTAGTGCGGCATCAGATCGGTTTCGGCATAGTCCGGAATCGACGAGCCATCGGGCTTGGCCGGCGCAGACGTGAACTCGGTCCATTGCACCTGGGCGGCCGAAGGACATCGCAACTGCGGTACGGGAGTCCAATACGCGACCCCGTTAGCACCTTGCGACCAGTGTTGGTCGGGGTCGATCAGGTCGACCAGCACCTGGTTCTCCATGAATGGCATCAACCGCGCATGGGCGCTGAGGGCCGTGGGAGCGTCGGCGTGCGGGGGAAGCTTTCCATAGGTGTCGGCATAGTTATGAGCCGCGATGCCGAGCTGTCTTAGACGATTCGCACAGTCCATGTGTCGCGCGGCTTCACGGGCTGCTTGCACGGCCGGCAGAAGCAACGCGACCAGGATGCCGATAATGGCGATCACCACCAGTAGCTCGACAAGCGTAAAGGCGCTTTGCGAGCCGCGCAACCGTCCATCCATACGGCGATAACGCCACAGAGTCTTGAACATCGAAAAGCTCCAGCCTGGGAGGCCCCTTATTGGCGACCTCGAACGAGGGAAAAGTCGAGAAGTTGAATCTTCGCGTTGGAAATCGTTTGAAAAGCTTGGATAGAGGAGAGCCGTCCCGCCCGCTATCGCGTCCGACTAAAAAAATTATACAGATGCGATTTAGCCGGCCAATTGGTTTGGGCTGCGATTGCGAAATATGGCCTAGAGGTTGCGGGAATTAACTCGGCAATATGGTGTGACTCGACAAATGGTCTAGATATAATAAATCTTTAGAGAGTGCACGGCAGGCGAGCGTCAGGTGTACGTGCAACAGAAGGCACTCGCTGTGCGTTGTTGGCAGCTTGTGATCGTCGCAAAGCTTCGCCTGTCGCGCGGTGAGTGCAACTCGCTATCGGCGGTCTCGTTTGTCTACTCTCCTCATGGCGAATGCGGTGTCGCGCTGACGCAAGCATTCGCAACTTTTCAACGGCGCGGAACTCTTCCCACAGAGCGCTCGCGCCGCAGGTGGAACGTCGGAACAGGTATCGCACCATGCAACATTCGTCGCGCTCCAAAGCGAAAGCGCCTCATCGTAGTCGTAAGCTCATGTTCGAATCGCTCGAAGCGCGGCAGTTGTTGTCGGTCACCACGCTTTCGGCCAGCGACGATACCTACCTGCGCTCCGGCTATAGCAATGGCGGAGTCGACGTGCTCGACTCCCGCTACAGCTTTGTACCTTACATTAAGTTTGACCTCTCGCAGCTCAATATCGATGAGATCACCTCGGCGACGCTCACGGTCACCAAAGTGGCCAGCGTGCGGAACGACGCGATCAACGAAGGTCGCTTCGCCGTGTATGGTCTCGCCGACCTGGCTGGTAACACGCCGCAAGATTGGAACGAGTCGACACTCGTCGCCGGCACGAACAACGGGGCGGAGTGGAACGACGACAGCAGCACCAATGGCATCGACCGCTCTCGGCTTACTTCACTCGACCCCGAGGATGGTGCCGACGTCACCGAGACCATCAACAACAGCACCGGAGCGGCCCAGACCCTTACGGGAACTGCGTTGGTCGACTTTCTCAACTCGCGCGTCGACGACGACGGTTTTGTGACCTTTGTGATTCCCGTCGAAGCCGACGGTCGCGGGTACGGGCTCGCCAGCAAGGAATACGCCGACCAGAGCATGCACCCCACGCTCGAGATCACCTACGACGAAGGCTCCGGCGGCGGCGACTCAAACGATCCCTACCCAGAGAACCCCACTCGATTTGCCCGCCAGGTCGAGCAGCTCAATCGCGGAGTGGTCGCGCTGCGAACTTCATCGTCGAGCGTGATGCTCAGCTGGCGGCTGCTGGGCGACGATGCCGCCGACATCGGTTTTAATGTCTATCGATCGACTAGCGGGCGCGATTCCTACAAGCTCAATAGTGCGGTCATCACCGACGCGACGATGTTCGTCGACAACTCGGCCAGCGACGCGTTCAGTTACCTCTACACGGTGGTGCCGGTCGTTGATGGGGTGGAACTTGCCAGCAGCGAGACCTACTGGCTCGACTCCACGACCGATGTGCAGCAACATATCGACATCCCGCTGGTGATTCCCCCGAGCGGAGTCACCCCCACCGGCGAGAGCTACACCTACTCGGCCAACGATGCGACCGTCGCCGACCTGGATGGCGATGGCCAATATGAAATCATCCTGAAGTGGGACCCCTCGAACGCGCAAGACAACTCCAAGCCCGGCTACACCGGCAACGTGTACGTCGACGCCTACACGCTCGAAGGAGAGCTGCTCTGGCGGATCGACCTCGGCGTGAACATCCGCGCCGGCGCGCACTACACTCAGATGCTCGCCTACGATTTCAACGGCAACGGTCGCGCCGAGGTCGTACTGCGAACCGCGCCCGGCACTGTCGATGGCCAAGGCAACTACGTGCTGCTCAACGACGACAATCCCCAGGCCGACTATCGCAACTCGGGTGGCTACATCCTCACCGGCCCGGAGTACCTAACCGTGTTCGATGGCTATACCGGCGGCGAGCTGGCGACCATCAACTTTCCGCTCGAACGCAACGACGTGAGTTCTTGGGGCGACAACTACGGCAACCGAGCCGACCGGTTTCTGGCCGCGGTCGCGTACGTCGATGGCACACGGCCGAGCATTGTCTGGGCGCGGGGCTATTATGGTCCCCGTAGCGGCTATCAGGCACGTAACGAGCTGGTCGCTCTCAACTGGCGGGATGGCGAGCTCACGCAGGTCTGGCGGTTCAATGCCGCCACCAATGGTGAGAACTCCGAGTACATCGGGCAGGGAGCCCACTCCATGGTCGTGGCCGACGTCGATGGCGACGGCTACGACGAAATCGTGTACGGCGCTTCGGTCATCGACCACGATGGCACCGGGCTGTACTCCACTGGCTTAGGGCATGGCGATGCGCTGCACGTATCGGACATGGACCCCACAAACCCAGGGCTTGAGATCTTCATGGTCCACGAGTCACCTGGTGCCTACGAATCGCAGGGACGCGACGCCGGGGCCGAGGTGCACGACGCCATGACAGGCGAGCTGCTGGTGCAGGTTCCCTCGAACAACGATGTCGGCCGCGGCGTCGCCGGCGACATCGATCCCAACCACGAAGGCTACGAGTTCTGGGCCACCACCGACGAGGGCACGCGCTACATCTACAACGTCTCCGGCGACGCCCTGTACGAAACGCCGGGCAACATGATGGTCAACTTCCTGGTCTACTGGGATGGCGACCTGTCGCGGGAACTGCTCGACGGCACCACCGTTTCGGAATGGAACAACCCGGGCCGTACGAACCTGCTGTCGTACTCGGCGAGCAGTTTCAACAACACCGGGCATCTGGCGAGCAACAACAGCACTAAGAGCACTCCCTCGTTGGTGGCCGACCTGCTCGGCGACTGGCGCGAGGAGATCGTCTGGCGGCGGGCCGATAACTCGGCCTTGGAGAT containing:
- a CDS encoding rhamnogalacturonan lyase family protein — translated: MQHSSRSKAKAPHRSRKLMFESLEARQLLSVTTLSASDDTYLRSGYSNGGVDVLDSRYSFVPYIKFDLSQLNIDEITSATLTVTKVASVRNDAINEGRFAVYGLADLAGNTPQDWNESTLVAGTNNGAEWNDDSSTNGIDRSRLTSLDPEDGADVTETINNSTGAAQTLTGTALVDFLNSRVDDDGFVTFVIPVEADGRGYGLASKEYADQSMHPTLEITYDEGSGGGDSNDPYPENPTRFARQVEQLNRGVVALRTSSSSVMLSWRLLGDDAADIGFNVYRSTSGRDSYKLNSAVITDATMFVDNSASDAFSYLYTVVPVVDGVELASSETYWLDSTTDVQQHIDIPLVIPPSGVTPTGESYTYSANDATVADLDGDGQYEIILKWDPSNAQDNSKPGYTGNVYVDAYTLEGELLWRIDLGVNIRAGAHYTQMLAYDFNGNGRAEVVLRTAPGTVDGQGNYVLLNDDNPQADYRNSGGYILTGPEYLTVFDGYTGGELATINFPLERNDVSSWGDNYGNRADRFLAAVAYVDGTRPSIVWARGYYGPRSGYQARNELVALNWRDGELTQVWRFNAATNGENSEYIGQGAHSMVVADVDGDGYDEIVYGASVIDHDGTGLYSTGLGHGDALHVSDMDPTNPGLEIFMVHESPGAYESQGRDAGAEVHDAMTGELLVQVPSNNDVGRGVAGDIDPNHEGYEFWATTDEGTRYIYNVSGDALYETPGNMMVNFLVYWDGDLSRELLDGTTVSEWNNPGRTNLLSYSASSFNNTGHLASNNSTKSTPSLVADLLGDWREEIVWRRADNSALEIWISATPTDTRLTTLMHDTHYREAVATQNSAYNQPNHTSYWIGEGMTTPPQPLIYYGGTLPGDYNQDGAVSLADYTVWRDWLGSTTNLAADGDHNGVIDDADYQIWKQNFGAVLDEVPSFSSRELASLSTTVSASTAATDTPVMAEPSPSLAAAFAAFGSESQAPSPKAIGPQPLEQPAASNLDLQIMVRQHAQQATEQSFARRDHRARQAASMSLSTSSDSSSSGSLPHWIPLVGPLREFS
- a CDS encoding DUF1559 domain-containing protein, whose protein sequence is MFKTLWRYRRMDGRLRGSQSAFTLVELLVVIAIIGILVALLLPAVQAAREAARHMDCANRLRQLGIAAHNYADTYGKLPPHADAPTALSAHARLMPFMENQVLVDLIDPDQHWSQGANGVAYWTPVPQLRCPSAAQVQWTEFTSAPAKPDGSSIPDYAETDLMPHYVPIMGAKPGPDEEGNTISACPPSGGGRGARFNFPENTYTQYSCGGSGSSGGVAINGAIYPFNNMKLARITDGTSNTMMLGELSWQAGASMPWIVGSLSGRYQDPNSKDKIRHSRGWVFNAKNVYHPIKAAAYYTPGDGDPQTASPTSYPLTDLSLGSEHPGGVNILMCDASVHFISEDVSLEGVLRPMASRDSGDIYESGF